Proteins from a single region of Allofrancisella inopinata:
- a CDS encoding YifB family Mg chelatase-like AAA ATPase produces MSLAVLKSRAQLGIEAPLVSIEVHLSNGLPSLSIVGLPETAVKESKDRVRSAIINSGFNFPNKRITINLAPADLPKSSGRFDLPIALGILYASGQIDVSKNVEDFEFAGELSLSGELRRVSSAIPMAIKCVQAAKKLILPVQNEKEIGLVEGVEAYSFVNLKEVVDFLSGEINKSKVKPNVDIDFDSLYQDLEDVKGQYQAKRALEIAAAGGHNILLVGPPGTGKTMLASRLNSILPPLDKQEALSSAMIASIKGESNVAESFYKRPFRHPHHTSSGVSLVGGGSNPMPGEISLAHNGVLFLDELPEFDRKVLEVLREPLETGMVNISRARCQVEYPANFQLIAAMNPCPCGYLGSQSKECTDSIQTIRRYQSKLSGPLLDRIDLHVEVLELSKEDLTNQNLKGEKSSLVRARVERARRLQISRQNKINALLSSKELDKVCLLGEDSKKMLELAIEKLGLSARGYYKILKVARTIADLNGNNEVDKKAIQEAISYRKMDKFIK; encoded by the coding sequence ATGTCTTTAGCAGTACTAAAAAGTAGAGCTCAGCTTGGTATAGAGGCACCTTTAGTTTCTATAGAAGTTCATTTATCAAATGGTCTACCGAGTCTATCAATCGTTGGATTACCAGAAACTGCTGTTAAAGAAAGTAAAGATAGAGTCCGCAGTGCTATTATAAACTCAGGTTTTAACTTTCCTAATAAGCGAATTACTATTAATCTAGCTCCTGCTGATTTACCTAAAAGTAGTGGTAGATTTGATTTACCGATAGCTTTAGGAATACTTTACGCATCAGGTCAAATAGATGTTAGTAAGAATGTTGAGGATTTTGAATTTGCTGGAGAGTTATCTTTAAGTGGTGAGCTTAGAAGGGTATCTAGTGCTATACCGATGGCTATTAAGTGTGTGCAAGCTGCTAAAAAACTTATTTTACCGGTTCAGAATGAGAAAGAAATAGGTCTAGTTGAAGGTGTTGAAGCTTATAGTTTTGTTAATTTAAAAGAGGTAGTGGATTTCTTATCAGGTGAAATTAACAAGTCAAAAGTAAAGCCTAATGTAGATATCGACTTTGATAGCCTTTATCAAGACTTGGAGGATGTAAAAGGCCAATATCAGGCGAAAAGGGCTTTAGAAATAGCAGCAGCTGGTGGACATAATATTCTTTTAGTAGGGCCGCCAGGAACAGGCAAAACAATGTTAGCTAGTAGGTTAAACTCAATTTTACCACCATTAGATAAACAAGAAGCTCTCTCATCAGCAATGATAGCCTCTATTAAAGGTGAATCTAATGTAGCAGAAAGTTTTTATAAAAGGCCTTTTAGGCACCCTCACCATACATCTTCAGGAGTATCTTTGGTGGGTGGTGGTAGTAACCCTATGCCAGGAGAAATCTCTTTAGCTCATAACGGAGTGTTATTTTTAGATGAGTTGCCTGAGTTTGACCGTAAAGTTTTAGAAGTTTTACGAGAACCTTTAGAAACTGGGATGGTAAATATTTCACGTGCTAGATGTCAAGTAGAATATCCAGCAAACTTTCAACTAATTGCTGCTATGAACCCTTGTCCCTGTGGATACTTGGGCTCTCAATCTAAGGAATGTACAGATTCTATACAAACAATACGTAGGTATCAAAGTAAGTTATCAGGGCCTTTGTTGGATAGAATAGATTTACATGTAGAAGTTTTAGAATTGTCTAAGGAAGATCTTACTAACCAAAACCTTAAAGGTGAAAAAAGTAGCTTAGTCAGAGCTAGAGTTGAAAGGGCACGACGGTTACAAATATCACGACAGAATAAAATTAATGCGTTGCTAAGTAGTAAAGAGCTTGATAAAGTTTGTTTGCTTGGTGAGGATAGTAAAAAAATGCTTGAATTAGCAATAGAAAAGCTAGGGTTATCAGCAAGAGGATATTATAAGATACTTAAAGTAGCTAGAACTATAGCTGACCTTAATGGTAATAATGAGGTTGATAAAAAAGCAATTCAAGAAGCTATAAGCTACAGAAAGATGGATAAGTTTATAAAGTAG